In Chiroxiphia lanceolata isolate bChiLan1 chromosome 9, bChiLan1.pri, whole genome shotgun sequence, one DNA window encodes the following:
- the PRKAA2 gene encoding 5'-AMP-activated protein kinase catalytic subunit alpha-2 codes for MAEKQKHDGRVKIGHYVLGDTLGVGTFGKVKIGEHQLTGHKVAVKILNRQKIRSLDVVGKIKREIQNLKLFRHPHIIKLYQVISTPTDFFMVMEYVSGGELFDYICKHGRVEEAEARRLFQQILSAVDYCHRHMVVHRDLKPENVLLDAHMNAKIADFGLSNMMSDGEFLRTSCGSPNYAAPEVISGRLYAGPEVDIWSCGVILYALLCGTLPFDDEHVPTLFKKIRGGVFYIPEYLNRSVATLLMHMLQVDPLKRATIKDIREHEWFKEELPSYLFPEDPSYDATVIDDDAVREVCEKFECTESEVMNSLYSGDPQDQLAVAYHLVIDNRRIMNQASEFYLASSPPTGSFMDDSAMHIPPGVKPHPERMPPLIADSPKARCPLDALNTTKPKPLTVKKAKWHLGIRSQSKPYDIMAEVYRAMKQLDFEWKVVNAYHLRVRRKNPVTGNYVKMSLQLYQVDNRSYLLDFKSIDDEVMEQRSGSSTPQRSCSAAGLHRPRLSIDAAASTECQSLMGSLSGSFVGSIPSVTPRLGSHTMDFFEMCASLIMALAR; via the exons ATGGCCGAGAAGCAGAAGCACGATGGGCGGGTGAAGATCGGCCACTACGTGCTGGGGGACACGCTGGGGGTCGGCACCTTCGGCAAAGTCAAGA TTGGTGAACACCAGCTGACAGGGCACAAAGTAGCAGTAAAAATACTGAACAGACAGAAAATCCGCAGCCTGGATGTGGTTGGGAAGATCAAACGAGAAATTCAAAACCTTAAACTCTTCCGGCACCCTCACATTATCAAACT GTACCAGGTTATCAGCACACCAACAGACTTCTTCATGGTCATGGAATATGTATCTGGTGGGGAATTATTTGATTACATCTGTAAGCACGGACGT GTTGAAGAGGCAGAAGCTCGACGCCTTTTCCAGCAGATTCTCTCGGCGGTGGATTACTGCCACAGACACATGGTTGTCCACCGAGACCTGAAACCAGAGAACGTGCTGCTGGACGCACACATGAATGCAAAGATAGCTGATTTTG GATTGTCCAACATGATGTCAGATGGCGAATTTCTACGCACCAGCTGTGGTTCCCCAAATTATGCAGCCCCTGAAGTAATCTCTGGCAG GCTGTATGCTGGCCCAGAGGTGGACATCTGGAGCTGTGGTGTTATCCTCTATGCCCTTCTCTGTGGCACTCTGCCTTTCGATGACGAGCACGTCCCCACCCTCTTCAAGAAGATCCGGGGAGGTGTGTTTTACATCCCTGAATACCTCAACCGCTCCGTTGCCACTCTCCTCATGCACATGCTGCAGGTTGACCCCCTCAAGCGAGCAACTATCAAGGACATCAG GGAACATGAGTGGTTTAAGGAGGAGCTGCCCAGTTACCTGTTCCCAGAGGACCCTTCTTACGATGCCACCGTCATCGATGACGACGCGGTTCGGGAAGTGTGTGAGAAGTTTGAGTGCACGGAGTCGGAGGTGATGAACAGCCTGTACAGCGGTGACCCTCAGGACCAGTTGGCAGTGGCTTATCACCTCGTCATTGACAACAGGAGGATCATGAACCAGGCCAGCGAGTTCTACCTTGCCTCCAGTCCCCCCACTGGCTCCTTCATGGACGACAGTGCCATGCACATCCCTCCTGGGGTGAAGCCACACCCCGAGCGGATGCCGCCATTGATAGCAGACAGCCCCAAGGCACGGTGTCCTCTTGATGCCCTCAACACCACGAAACCAAAACCCCTGACTGTCAAAAAGGCCAAGTGGCACCTGGGAATCCGCAGCCAGAGCAAACCCTATGACATTATGGCTGAGGTGTACCGGGCTATGAAACAGCTGGACTTCGAATGGAAG GTGGTGAACGCCTACCACCTGAGGGTGCGCCGCAAGAACCCGGTGACGGGCAATTACGTGAAGATGAGCCTGCAGCTCTACCAGGTGGACAACCGCAGCTATCTCCTGGACTTCAAAAGCATCGATG ATGAAGTGATGGAGCAGAGGTCAGGCTCTTCCACACCACAGCGCTCCTGCTCTGCCGCCGGCTTGCACCGTCCAAGGCTGAGCATCGACGCCGCTGCATCCACCGAGTGCCAGTCCCTGATGGGCTCTCTGAGTGGCTCCTTCGTTGGCAGCATCCCCTCGGTGACCCCACGCCTGGGCAGCCACACCATGGACTTCTTCGAGATGTGTGCCAGCCTGATCATGGCCCTGGCTCGCTGA